The sequence CCGTCGGGCTGGTGAGGCGTCCGGTCGGTTCCCGGCGGCACCCGGCCCACCGGGTGGGCCGCCGGGAAGCCGGCCGCCACGCGCCGCCGGACGGATCACTGCCCCAGGCGCCGCAGGGCGGATTCGACCGCGTCCGGCAGGCGGCGACGGTGCCGTAGCGCCCACGGCAGGTCGCGGGCGATGTCGGTGAGGGCGTCCGGCTGGGAGCGGGCCGCCTCGGCGAGAGCGCGCACGGCCACGGCCGGCGGGCGGCGCAGCAGCGCGGTCAGGACGCGGTTGCGGCACTCCCGGCGGGCACGGGCACGGGTGTCCCGGCCCGCCGGCTCGGGGAAGTGGCGCACGACCAGCTCGCTGACGTACGACAGCTGGTGCCCCGCGGCGGCCAGGTCCATCGCGAGCAGGGCTTCCTCGCCGTACACGAAAAGGCGTGGCTGGAAACCCCCGGCCGCGCGGAAGGCATCCCGCCGGACCACCACCGCGCAGGAGAGGAAGCCCAGCACCGACGGCCCGGCGGCGCCGGGCGGCACGCCGATCGGGGCCTCGGCCATGCCCGCCGAGATCGGGTCGAGGCGGCCCTGCGGGCCGATCAGCACCCGCGCGGTGAGCAGCGCCGCCCGGGGATGGGCGCGCAGGATCTCGGCGGCCCGCGCCAGGGCCCCGGGTTCCCAGTACGAGTCGTCGTCGGCGAACGCGACGAACGGCGTGCCCGCCCGCTCCACACCGACGTTCCGCGCCGCCGCGCCGATGTTCTCGCCGAGCCGGACCACCTCGGCGCCCGGCACCGCCAGCGGCTGATCGGAACCGTTGTCCACCACGATCGTGGCCGCCCGGTGCCGCGGAATCGTCTCGCGCAGCCGGTCCGGGCGGTTGCGGGTGGCGACCACCACGGTCACCTCGTCGGTCTCGACCGCGGCGGGCGCCGGCCTGTTGATCACTGACATGGCGCGCCGTGTACCCGTTCCGTCCGGATTCAGTCACGCCGGCGGCCCGGACGCCTCGAACGACGGAATCCCGCACCCGGCCCGGCCTCCGCCCCGGCAGCCCGACTCCCCCGTTCGGTATTCGCCCCGATGGCCCGACTCCCCCAGCCCCGCGTCCGCCCCGATGGCCCGACTGCCTCGGCCCGGTGGTGCACCCTCATAACCACCAGCAGTGCCAGCCGGACCCATGCGGCTGGCACCCAGCGTGGTTATCCGCCCCCGATAACCACCACCAACACCAGCCCGCCCCGCCCGGCTGGCACCCAACGTCGTTATTCACCTCCTACGACCACCACCAGCACCAGCCCAGCCCGCGCGGCTCGCGGTGAGTGTCGGTGATGAGGGCAATAAGCACCGTCAACACCAGCCGGCACCCGGCGGCTGGTGCGCGGGGTCGATATGCAGGGCGATAACCACCACCAACCCCAGCACCGGCGGCCGGAACTGTAAGAGAAACGGTGTAACTCCTGATCAAGGAGACACCAGCTGACCGTGACTATCGATGCCGCCGTGGATACTTCCGCCGAGGTTCCTGCGCCCTTTCTATGTAGCACAGTCTATTGGGCGCGTCTCGGACCTACCGGACGCCGAAACGGCTACATCCCGCGACTGGACCGTTGCGCTGAATGGCTCACTGGTCACCACGCGACCGGTGCGGAACATTTGGACGGCACCGGCCGCGGGACACCCACCGGTCGAATGAGAAATTAGGACATCGACCGTGCCGCAGCGCGGCCAGCTGCGTGCATCCACCGGCAACGCCCAGATCGCGCGGACGCGGCGTTCGAGCGAGCCGCCACCAAGAAAGAGCCACGCATTACTTCGTGGCTAGAAACGTCGCACCGGTGAGATTCTCGGAGATCTGCCAGATGCGCCGAGCGTCCTCAAGGCTGTGCAGGCGGGTGTAGACGGGCTGCTCAGCAGGGGGGCCGCTGAGGTGTGCCAAGCCACTCGGCCCGTAAAACCGGCCGCCTCGTGCGTTGGGTGAGGT is a genomic window of Actinoplanes teichomyceticus ATCC 31121 containing:
- a CDS encoding glycosyltransferase family 2 protein, whose translation is MSVINRPAPAAVETDEVTVVVATRNRPDRLRETIPRHRAATIVVDNGSDQPLAVPGAEVVRLGENIGAAARNVGVERAGTPFVAFADDDSYWEPGALARAAEILRAHPRAALLTARVLIGPQGRLDPISAGMAEAPIGVPPGAAGPSVLGFLSCAVVVRRDAFRAAGGFQPRLFVYGEEALLAMDLAAAGHQLSYVSELVVRHFPEPAGRDTRARARRECRNRVLTALLRRPPAVAVRALAEAARSQPDALTDIARDLPWALRHRRRLPDAVESALRRLGQ